A genome region from Portunus trituberculatus isolate SZX2019 chromosome 18, ASM1759143v1, whole genome shotgun sequence includes the following:
- the LOC123505723 gene encoding 28S ribosomal protein S31, mitochondrial-like, whose protein sequence is MAVLFRSPFIQALLPVSRLAAQPACLTRPLCRKPPEDGEQGGDARPATTVKNGDAEEKSLKSQNVETKIEDQKPLQEAEGEKTEESQLHVLKHESTVEEGVVAEKQGKKTSRQKKLHDLLSSLASVDPIPVEPQVQLSRPKTRRKAKAAAKDKPSPVADPNIEPELVLATKEVAKSLGGDVKETESELLSTLRLHSAETTTSSAPSLSELFVGMKVERKPRPGVEKVPPHLPSGNEISQGYDTDPRDQPRPRKPYTQLRDSSMPRAHVDLFGGEPLGIFKKGDKDTPGPATPVSVLPTWERLYQHELEQSMQHPPNNAFVEMIQWTNQGKLWTFPIDNEAGLVEEMKVGFHEHVFLERHLEGWCPKRGPIRHFMELVCTGLSKNPYLTVERKQAHIEWYKNYFSQKEDLLKELGAIEVS, encoded by the exons ATGGCTGTTCTGTTCCGGTCGCCTTTCATCCAAGCATTGCTGCCAGTATCAAG GTTAGCGGCACAACCAGCATGTCTGACTCGACCACTTTGCCGAAAGCCACCAGAAGATGGTGAGCAGGGTGGTGATGCCAGACCTGCTACCACTGTCAAGAATGGTGATGCTGAAGAAAAATCACTTAAATCTCAGAATGTGGAAACCAAGATAGAAGACCAAAAGCCACTccaggaggcagagggagagaaaactgaAGAGTCTCAATTACATGTCTTAAAACATGAGTCCACTGTAGAAGAGGGAGTGGTTGCAGAGAAACAAGGCAAGAAGACATCAAGACAGAAGAAACTACAtgatcttctttcatctttggcTAGT GTTGACCCCATTCCTGTGGAACCTCAAGTGCAATTGTCACGTCCCAAAACTCGGAGGAAGGCCAAAGCTGCAGCAAAAGACAAACCATCCCCAGTGGCAGACCCTAACATTG AACCTGAGCTTGTTTTAGCGACCAAGGAAGTGGCTAAAAGTCTCGGTGGGGATGTGAAGGAAACTGAGTCTGAGCTTCTGTCCACCTTACGCCTCCACTCTGCAGAGACCACAACTAGCTCTGCCCCATCTCTCAG TGAATTGTTTGTGGGTATGAAGGTAGAGAGAAAGCCACGACCAGGGGTGGAGAAAGTACCACCCCATCTTCCTTCTGGTAATGAGATCAGCCAAGGGTATGACACTGACCCAAGAGACCAGCCCCGGCCCCGCAAGCCCTACACTCAGCTTCGAGACTCATCTATGCCGAG GGCTCATGTTGATCTGTTTGGAGGTGAGCCTTTAGGGATATTTAAGAAAGGGGACAAAGATACTCCTGGACCTGCTACTCCAGTATCAGTGTTGCCCACTTGGGAGAGGTTGTACCAACATGAGCTGGAGCAGAGTATGCAGCATCCTCCTAACAATGCCTTTGTGGAGATGATACAGTGGACTAACCAGGGCAAGCTGTGGACCTTCCCCATTGATAATGAAGCAG GTTtggtggaggaaatgaaagtggGATTCCATGAGCATGTGTTCCTTGAGAGACACTTGGAAGGATGGTGTCCAAAACGTGGCCCCATCAGACACTTCATGGAGCTGGTTTGCACCGGACTTTCCAAGAATCCTTATCTAACTGTGGAACGAAAACAAGCACATATTGAATGGTACAAGAATTATTTCAGCCAAAAAGAGGACTTACTTAAAGAGTTGGGAGCTATAGAGGTTTCATAA